One Nitrospina watsonii DNA segment encodes these proteins:
- a CDS encoding glycogen/starch/alpha-glucan phosphorylase: MNDSVKNTNPSTLHQDTSEDALKFSIAHHLKYSQAKSPRTATLMDHYNSIAFAVRDRLVEKWIETQNRYFTKDPKRIYYLSMEYLVGRALSNYLVNLDFKKEICRAIEKLGLDLERIEQNDIEAGLGNGGLGRLAACFMDSMATLGLPAMGYGMRYEYGIFYQKIIDGYQVETADNWLRKGYPWELPRPDYLYPIRFYGYVQHTSDQEGRGICHWLDSHDDVMAMAYDIPIPGFHNQTVNNLRLWSARSTREFDFGSFNEGDYVQAVTHKHESETLSKVLYPNDSNMQGKELRLKQEFFFVSASLQDILRRYKRNHSTFEQFTQKIAIQLNDTHPALAIPELMRLLVDREHRPWQEAWEIALKTFAYTNHTVLPEALEKWPVGLLQHVLPRHLEIIYQINQDFLSRVQVQHPGNPGLLKRISIVEEQPVKSIRMANLAIVGSHTVNGVAALHSDILKKQVFPDFNKLFPNRFTNVTNGITQRLWLKSCNPELANLLNETIGEDWVTDLSHMKKLVKHIDDASFRERWRQVKQSNKQRLAQYIRVDRALRLEVDPDTLFDVQIKRIHEYKRQLLCLLHTIVLYNRFKENPDCDHVPRTVMFAGKAAPGYEQAKLIIKLITSVADKLNQDVQTAGKLKLVFIPNYSVNKAEGIIPGADLSEQISTAGMEASGTGNMKLALNGALTIGTLDGANIEIKNEVGDDNIFIFGLTADQVDATKAKGYNPRDHYENNPELRKALDMIRDGYFSPDHPHLFQPIIDALLVQGDRFMVMADFAGYIEKQKEVEALFVQPEAWTRKSILNAAHMGLFSSDRAIRQYSEQIWDVHPLTE, translated from the coding sequence ATGAATGATAGCGTGAAAAATACCAACCCTTCCACCCTGCATCAGGATACCAGCGAAGATGCGTTGAAGTTTTCCATCGCCCACCACCTGAAGTATTCGCAGGCGAAATCGCCGCGCACGGCCACCCTGATGGATCACTACAACAGCATCGCCTTTGCCGTGCGCGACCGTCTCGTCGAAAAATGGATCGAGACGCAAAACCGGTATTTTACCAAAGACCCGAAGCGCATTTACTACCTGTCGATGGAATACCTCGTTGGCCGCGCCCTCAGCAACTACCTGGTCAACCTCGACTTCAAAAAAGAGATTTGCCGGGCCATCGAAAAACTGGGGCTCGATCTGGAGCGCATCGAACAAAACGACATCGAGGCCGGACTGGGCAACGGCGGCCTGGGCCGTCTCGCCGCCTGCTTCATGGATTCCATGGCGACACTCGGCCTGCCCGCCATGGGGTACGGCATGCGTTACGAGTACGGCATCTTTTACCAGAAAATCATCGACGGCTACCAGGTGGAGACCGCCGACAACTGGTTGCGCAAAGGCTACCCGTGGGAATTGCCGCGGCCCGATTACCTCTACCCGATCCGCTTTTATGGATACGTCCAGCACACCTCCGACCAGGAAGGACGCGGCATCTGCCACTGGCTGGATTCGCACGACGACGTGATGGCCATGGCCTACGACATCCCCATCCCCGGTTTTCACAACCAGACGGTGAACAACCTGCGCCTGTGGAGCGCGCGCTCCACGCGCGAATTCGATTTCGGCAGTTTCAACGAAGGCGATTACGTGCAGGCCGTCACCCACAAGCACGAATCGGAAACCCTGTCCAAGGTCCTCTATCCCAACGACAGCAACATGCAGGGCAAGGAATTGCGCCTGAAACAGGAATTCTTTTTCGTGTCGGCGTCGTTGCAGGATATCCTGCGCCGCTACAAACGCAATCACTCGACCTTCGAACAGTTCACGCAGAAAATAGCCATCCAGTTGAACGACACCCACCCGGCGCTGGCCATCCCGGAACTGATGCGCCTGCTGGTGGATCGCGAACACCGTCCCTGGCAGGAGGCGTGGGAGATCGCGCTCAAAACCTTTGCCTACACCAACCACACCGTGCTGCCGGAAGCGCTGGAGAAATGGCCGGTGGGTCTGCTGCAACACGTGCTGCCGCGTCATCTGGAAATCATTTACCAGATCAACCAGGATTTCCTGAGCCGGGTACAGGTGCAACATCCGGGCAATCCCGGATTGCTGAAACGCATTTCCATAGTTGAGGAACAACCGGTCAAAAGCATTCGCATGGCGAACCTCGCCATCGTCGGCAGCCACACCGTCAACGGCGTCGCCGCCCTGCACAGCGACATTCTTAAAAAACAGGTGTTCCCCGATTTCAACAAGCTGTTTCCCAATCGCTTCACCAACGTCACCAACGGCATCACCCAGCGGCTGTGGTTGAAATCCTGCAACCCGGAACTGGCCAACCTGCTGAATGAAACCATCGGCGAGGACTGGGTGACGGATTTGAGTCACATGAAAAAGCTGGTGAAGCACATCGACGACGCCTCATTCCGGGAACGCTGGCGGCAGGTGAAGCAGTCCAACAAACAACGCCTGGCCCAATACATCCGCGTGGACAGGGCGCTGCGGCTGGAGGTCGATCCCGATACCCTGTTTGACGTGCAGATCAAGCGCATCCACGAATACAAGCGGCAGTTGTTGTGCCTGCTGCACACCATCGTCCTGTACAACCGGTTTAAGGAAAACCCGGACTGCGACCACGTGCCGCGCACGGTGATGTTTGCCGGCAAGGCGGCGCCGGGATACGAGCAGGCCAAGCTCATCATCAAGCTGATCACCAGCGTCGCCGACAAGCTGAACCAGGATGTGCAGACCGCCGGCAAGCTCAAGCTGGTTTTCATACCCAATTACAGCGTTAACAAGGCGGAGGGCATCATCCCCGGCGCGGACCTTTCCGAACAGATCTCCACGGCGGGCATGGAGGCCTCCGGCACCGGCAACATGAAACTCGCTCTGAATGGAGCGCTCACCATCGGCACTCTGGACGGCGCCAACATTGAGATCAAAAACGAAGTCGGTGACGACAACATCTTCATCTTCGGGCTCACCGCCGATCAGGTTGACGCAACCAAGGCCAAGGGCTACAATCCGCGGGATCATTATGAGAACAACCCGGAACTGAGGAAAGCTCTGGACATGATCCGGGACGGCTATTTCTCTCCGGATCACCCGCACCTGTTCCAACCCATCATCGATGCGTTGCTGGTGCAGGGCGACCGATTCATGGTGATGGCCGACTTCGCAGGTTACATTGAAAAACAAAAAGAGGTGGAGGCGCTGTTTGTCCAGCCTGAGGCATGGACTCGCAAGTCCATCCTCAACGCCGCCCACATGGGCCTCTTTTCCAGCGACCGCGCCATCCGTCAATACAGCGAACAGATCTGGGACGTGCATCCGCTCACCGAGTGA
- the rpoN gene encoding RNA polymerase factor sigma-54, producing MKLNLKMAQKLVMTPMLQQAIKLLPLARLELAQLVRQELVDNPILEELIDEESFLEDEDGEPEASPEDNLLDSLGETPVDGDKKDDNDPIEQEVDWENFLQDNYEYSPSPGAEAAPERPSIEATYKKDPSLSDHLHWQLSLTVDSDEDKFIGSCIIGNIQSDGYCTAELSELAEISNSTVEDVERILKIMQTFEPLGVCARTLQECLMIQAQALPERLETVEILIDKYLEKINERFYQKIANELKRSVEEIIDAIEIIRSFDPKPGFNFSSEGTDYVIPDLVVLKNEKGEYDVTLNDEGIPRITISPYYQTLLKSSRESETKEYLENKYRSAMWLIKSIDQRRQTIYKVGKSIVKLQKEFLDEGLAHLRPMVLRDVAQDIEMHESTVSRITTNKYIDTPQGIFELKFFFHSGIKSYTGDNNLSSIRVKTMIKEIVQDEDPKKPYTDDEMVEILMKKNAKIARRTVTKYRKELNLPPASKRKKFY from the coding sequence ATGAAATTGAACCTGAAGATGGCCCAGAAGCTGGTGATGACTCCCATGCTTCAGCAGGCCATCAAGCTGTTGCCGCTCGCGCGTCTGGAACTCGCCCAACTGGTCCGGCAGGAACTGGTGGACAATCCCATCCTGGAAGAACTCATCGACGAGGAATCCTTCCTGGAAGACGAAGACGGCGAACCCGAGGCCAGCCCGGAAGACAACCTGTTGGATTCGCTCGGCGAGACCCCGGTGGATGGAGACAAGAAAGACGACAACGATCCCATCGAGCAGGAAGTCGATTGGGAAAATTTTCTGCAAGACAATTACGAGTACAGCCCCAGCCCCGGCGCCGAGGCCGCACCCGAACGGCCCTCGATCGAGGCCACCTATAAAAAAGACCCCTCCCTCAGCGATCACCTGCACTGGCAGTTGAGCTTGACCGTGGACAGCGACGAAGACAAGTTCATCGGCTCCTGCATCATCGGCAACATCCAGAGCGACGGCTACTGCACCGCCGAGCTTTCCGAGCTTGCGGAAATCAGCAACAGCACGGTGGAAGATGTCGAACGCATTCTGAAAATCATGCAGACGTTTGAACCTCTCGGCGTTTGCGCCCGCACTTTACAGGAATGCCTGATGATCCAGGCTCAGGCTCTGCCTGAACGATTGGAGACGGTCGAAATCCTCATCGACAAATACCTCGAAAAAATCAACGAACGGTTTTATCAAAAAATCGCCAACGAGTTGAAACGATCGGTAGAAGAGATCATCGATGCCATCGAGATCATTCGCAGCTTCGATCCCAAGCCGGGATTCAACTTCAGTTCCGAAGGCACGGACTACGTCATCCCGGATCTCGTGGTCCTGAAAAATGAAAAAGGGGAATACGACGTGACCTTGAACGACGAAGGCATTCCGCGCATCACCATCAGCCCGTACTATCAGACGCTGTTGAAAAGTTCGAGAGAAAGCGAGACCAAGGAATACCTCGAAAACAAGTACCGTTCTGCCATGTGGCTCATCAAGAGCATCGATCAACGACGGCAGACTATTTACAAAGTAGGCAAAAGCATTGTCAAATTGCAGAAAGAATTTCTCGACGAGGGGTTGGCGCATCTGCGGCCGATGGTGTTGCGGGATGTGGCGCAGGACATCGAAATGCATGAATCCACCGTCAGCCGCATCACCACCAACAAATACATCGACACGCCACAGGGTATTTTTGAACTCAAATTCTTCTTCCACAGCGGCATCAAATCGTACACCGGAGACAACAACCTGTCCTCGATCCGGGTCAAAACCATGATCAAGGAAATTGTTCAGGATGAAGACCCGAAGAAACCTTATACCGACGACGAAATGGTCGAGATTTTGATGAAAAAAAATGCCAAAATTGCGCGGAGGACCGTCACCAAATACCGGAAGGAGTTGAACCTTCCTCCCGCCAGCAAGCGGAAAAAATTTTATTGA
- the lptC gene encoding LPS export ABC transporter periplasmic protein LptC, whose protein sequence is MNNKIRKLLFVSILGLVLAFGANYYSSLENSPLPTVTLEKTENGVDVQIQNFKVENDLNGRKDWILKAKKATINNEQQVVKLNDVNVTYFLDAGHVSHISAEKGRMDQETNDIYLEGDVRFTAEIDDFIQDYMDRKRTPKNPTAANGS, encoded by the coding sequence ATGAACAATAAAATCAGGAAATTATTGTTTGTCTCCATTCTTGGATTGGTGTTGGCATTCGGCGCCAACTACTACTCCAGCCTGGAAAACTCCCCCCTGCCCACAGTCACCCTGGAAAAAACCGAAAACGGCGTCGATGTCCAAATTCAAAACTTTAAGGTTGAAAATGATTTAAATGGCCGTAAAGATTGGATTTTAAAGGCGAAAAAAGCGACGATAAATAACGAGCAGCAGGTCGTCAAGCTGAACGACGTGAACGTCACCTACTTTCTGGACGCAGGCCACGTTTCCCATATATCCGCCGAGAAAGGTCGAATGGATCAGGAGACCAATGACATTTACCTTGAGGGGGATGTCCGGTTCACGGCTGAGATCGACGATTTCATTCAGGATTACATGGACCGCAAACGAACCCCTAAAAACCCGACGGCGGCTAACGGATCGTGA
- a CDS encoding NAD(P)H-hydrate dehydratase — protein MQKVATAQEMQAADRTAIEQFKIPGLILMENAGRSVVDLMFRITGLTDKKITVLAGKGNNGGDGFVIARHLHQAGVAVHVLLAGKVADLKGDARTQADIAVALGIPVAELNERNLNAQNHSLRHSHILVDALFGTGLSKPATGLYAKLIQKINTAKKYVVAVDLPSGIDADSGQILGPCVKAYLTAALALFKRSHLMHPAAECMGEVVKLDIGIPGQAVEAQNIPITLVEGSDITALLPKRKRNTHKGTYGHTLVIGGSRGKAGAAGLTALAALRAGAGLVTLAIPASCNAALELHPLEAMTLPLPETPAGTIASDAADLCLKNLKNKSALAIGPGLTTHKEVQDFLETLLPEVACPVVIDADGLNSLAKIPGLLAKMKTEVVLTPHPKEMARLINSTTKAVQAHRIETAQEFAQAHGVTVLLKGAPTLVALADGRVRLNPTGNPGMATGGTGDVLTGMIAGFLAQGLSGSDAAIAGAYVHGLTGDRVADELSETSLIAGDLLRALPESLQQILA, from the coding sequence TTGCAGAAAGTCGCCACAGCTCAGGAAATGCAGGCCGCGGACCGGACCGCCATCGAGCAGTTCAAAATCCCCGGCCTGATCCTCATGGAAAACGCGGGACGCAGTGTGGTGGACCTGATGTTCCGCATCACGGGCCTCACCGACAAAAAAATTACCGTGCTGGCCGGAAAAGGCAACAACGGCGGCGACGGTTTCGTCATCGCCCGTCACCTGCACCAGGCGGGGGTGGCCGTGCACGTGTTGCTCGCTGGCAAGGTTGCAGACCTCAAGGGCGACGCCCGCACCCAGGCCGACATCGCGGTGGCGCTCGGCATCCCCGTCGCTGAGTTGAACGAACGCAATTTGAACGCGCAGAACCATTCGCTGCGTCATTCCCATATCCTCGTGGACGCCCTGTTCGGAACCGGCCTGTCCAAGCCCGCAACCGGTCTTTACGCCAAGCTGATCCAGAAAATCAACACGGCCAAAAAGTACGTGGTGGCCGTGGACCTGCCGTCCGGCATCGATGCCGATTCCGGCCAGATTCTCGGACCGTGCGTGAAAGCCTATCTCACGGCGGCGCTGGCTCTGTTCAAACGCAGTCACCTGATGCACCCGGCGGCAGAATGCATGGGCGAAGTGGTGAAACTCGATATCGGCATCCCCGGACAGGCGGTGGAGGCGCAAAACATCCCGATCACGCTGGTGGAAGGCTCGGATATCACCGCCCTTCTCCCCAAACGCAAGCGCAACACGCATAAAGGCACCTATGGCCACACGCTGGTGATCGGCGGATCGCGCGGCAAAGCCGGAGCCGCCGGACTGACCGCCCTGGCCGCCCTGCGTGCCGGGGCCGGGCTGGTCACCCTCGCGATTCCTGCCTCTTGCAACGCGGCGCTGGAGTTGCACCCGTTGGAAGCCATGACGCTGCCCTTGCCGGAGACCCCGGCCGGAACCATTGCCAGCGACGCCGCCGATCTCTGCCTCAAAAACCTGAAAAACAAATCGGCCCTGGCCATCGGTCCGGGGCTCACCACACACAAAGAGGTGCAGGACTTTTTGGAAACGTTGTTACCGGAGGTCGCCTGTCCGGTGGTGATCGATGCCGATGGACTCAACAGCCTCGCTAAAATTCCCGGCCTGCTGGCTAAAATGAAAACCGAGGTGGTGTTGACGCCCCATCCCAAGGAAATGGCCCGGCTTATCAATAGCACCACGAAGGCCGTGCAGGCGCACCGCATCGAAACGGCGCAAGAGTTCGCCCAGGCTCACGGCGTGACGGTGTTGCTGAAGGGAGCGCCGACTCTGGTCGCGCTGGCCGATGGACGCGTGCGGCTCAATCCCACCGGCAATCCGGGCATGGCCACCGGGGGCACCGGCGACGTGCTGACCGGAATGATCGCCGGATTCCTGGCGCAGGGCCTGAGCGGTTCCGATGCCGCCATTGCCGGAGCCTATGTGCATGGCCTGACCGGGGACCGGGTGGCGGACGAATTGAGCGAGACCAGCCTCATCGCCGGCGACCTGCTGCGCGCACTGCCCGAATCCCTCCAACAGATTCTCGCCTGA
- the lptB gene encoding LPS export ABC transporter ATP-binding protein: MKTLRTEGLIKAYRKRRVVNEISIELKQGEIVGLLGPNGAGKTTTFYMVVGLTRPDRGKVLLDKEDLTAQPMFARARRGISYLPQEASIFRKLTVEENLLAVLESMNMPVAERHRKAEALLREFNILHIRNAMSYSLSGGERRRVEISRALATSPVFILLDEPFAGIDPIAVADIQLIVEKLKKRGIGVLITDHNVRETLSITDRAYIISEGRIIASGPPQHVAQDQKVKEVYLGEKFTF; the protein is encoded by the coding sequence GTGAAAACACTGCGCACGGAAGGCCTCATCAAAGCCTACCGCAAGCGGCGGGTCGTCAACGAAATCAGCATCGAACTGAAGCAGGGAGAGATCGTCGGCCTCCTCGGCCCCAACGGTGCCGGAAAAACCACTACATTTTACATGGTGGTGGGGCTGACCCGGCCGGATCGCGGCAAGGTTTTGCTGGATAAGGAGGATCTCACCGCCCAACCCATGTTCGCCCGGGCGCGACGGGGCATCAGTTACCTCCCGCAGGAAGCCTCCATTTTCCGCAAACTCACGGTCGAAGAAAACCTGCTCGCCGTTCTCGAATCCATGAACATGCCGGTGGCCGAACGCCATCGCAAGGCGGAAGCGTTGCTGCGGGAATTCAACATCCTTCACATCCGCAACGCCATGTCCTACTCCCTTTCGGGCGGCGAACGGCGGCGGGTGGAGATCAGCCGGGCACTGGCCACATCGCCGGTGTTCATCCTGCTCGACGAACCGTTCGCGGGCATCGATCCGATCGCCGTGGCCGACATCCAGTTGATCGTCGAAAAACTCAAGAAACGGGGCATCGGCGTATTGATCACCGATCACAACGTGCGGGAGACCCTCAGCATCACCGACCGCGCTTATATCATCAGCGAAGGCAGGATCATCGCTTCGGGCCCACCCCAGCACGTGGCCCAGGACCAAAAGGTGAAAGAGGTTTATCTGGGCGAGAAATTCACCTTTTAA
- a CDS encoding LptA/OstA family protein, with product MKPTPHYAFQIAVAGALFALLLTPPVLAQQGSEEEPKRLEITSDKMRTEDNGRKIVFTGNVRGEWEDVVLTSEILEVYTQPKDNTAPQTSASGEDPKSGQELEKIIAIKNVDVIKGTKKARGDKAIYYDKTQKMVLTGTPHATAWENENILEGPEMIFYMNEDRFEVTNGVKLILFPKNSELKQVDKKK from the coding sequence GTGAAACCAACCCCTCATTACGCATTCCAGATCGCAGTGGCCGGGGCGCTTTTTGCTCTCCTGCTGACCCCGCCGGTTCTGGCCCAGCAGGGATCGGAGGAAGAACCCAAACGCCTTGAAATCACTTCCGACAAGATGCGGACCGAGGACAACGGACGGAAGATCGTCTTCACCGGCAATGTGCGCGGAGAATGGGAAGACGTGGTGCTGACTTCGGAGATCCTGGAAGTGTACACCCAGCCCAAAGACAACACCGCGCCGCAAACCTCGGCCTCCGGCGAGGACCCGAAAAGCGGACAGGAACTGGAAAAAATCATCGCCATCAAGAATGTGGACGTGATCAAAGGCACAAAAAAAGCCCGCGGCGACAAGGCCATCTATTACGACAAAACGCAGAAGATGGTGCTGACCGGCACGCCGCACGCCACCGCCTGGGAAAACGAAAACATCCTGGAAGGCCCGGAGATGATCTTTTACATGAACGAAGACCGTTTCGAGGTGACCAACGGCGTCAAACTGATCCTGTTCCCCAAAAATTCGGAACTGAAACAGGTCGATAAGAAAAAGTGA
- a CDS encoding UTP--glucose-1-phosphate uridylyltransferase, translated as MEFSAVSRVVHDLDMPPQARDAFLHLLDRHGRGREPFPAWESIRSPDTQKLLPYQKLEQPGDEAGRRALSHLAVCKLNGGLGTSMGCSGPKSLIAVKEGRTFLDLIVQQLQEVQQTWGVPVPLWLMNSFYTEEATAAVLPSYPSSQRIDFFTQNRFPRLHKSTGLPLDEAVSGVEAWYPPGHGDLYACLSERGILDRLLTEGRKLLFVSNADNLGATVDVAIAHHMLQHDIPFLMEMTAKTPTDVKGGTLYEDAEGRLHLLEIAQVPPQHVDAFCGTEKFNVFNTNNVWIHLEHLKRRLDAGPLDLTPIVNEKSVDGQPVIQLETAVGAALEHFEHAVGLVVERDRFLPVKTTSDLMMVQSDLFIEEGARLRRNPARRQPQLPVIDWQGPLERFEEYGKRIPQSPSLVHLESLEVRGNVWFRGMATLKGKVRLISRDKPLAVPGGVVLDNQTLEN; from the coding sequence ATGGAATTTTCCGCAGTGAGCAGGGTGGTTCACGATCTGGATATGCCTCCGCAGGCACGGGACGCGTTCCTGCATCTGCTGGACCGGCATGGGCGGGGAAGGGAGCCGTTTCCCGCGTGGGAGTCGATCCGTTCACCCGATACCCAAAAGCTATTGCCTTACCAGAAACTGGAACAACCCGGCGACGAGGCCGGACGACGGGCGTTGTCGCATCTGGCCGTGTGCAAACTCAATGGGGGCCTCGGCACCAGCATGGGCTGCTCCGGTCCCAAGTCGCTGATCGCCGTCAAAGAAGGCCGTACCTTTCTCGATTTAATTGTCCAGCAGTTGCAGGAAGTCCAGCAAACGTGGGGCGTGCCGGTGCCGCTCTGGCTGATGAACAGTTTTTATACGGAGGAGGCGACGGCAGCGGTATTGCCTTCTTATCCCTCGTCGCAGCGGATCGATTTCTTCACGCAAAACCGGTTCCCGCGTCTGCACAAGAGCACGGGATTGCCGCTCGATGAAGCCGTATCGGGAGTGGAGGCCTGGTACCCGCCGGGGCACGGCGATCTCTATGCCTGCCTGAGCGAGCGGGGAATTCTCGACCGTCTGCTGACAGAGGGCCGGAAGCTGCTGTTCGTGTCAAACGCCGACAACCTGGGCGCGACGGTCGATGTGGCCATCGCGCACCACATGCTGCAACACGACATTCCCTTTTTGATGGAGATGACGGCGAAGACGCCCACCGATGTGAAAGGCGGCACTCTTTATGAGGATGCGGAAGGACGGTTGCATCTGCTGGAGATCGCGCAGGTGCCGCCGCAACACGTGGACGCATTTTGCGGCACCGAAAAATTCAACGTGTTCAACACCAACAATGTCTGGATCCATCTCGAACATCTGAAGCGGCGTCTGGATGCGGGACCCTTGGACCTGACGCCGATCGTCAACGAAAAATCGGTGGACGGGCAGCCGGTGATTCAGTTGGAAACCGCGGTCGGCGCGGCGCTGGAACATTTCGAACACGCGGTGGGGCTGGTGGTGGAGCGCGATCGCTTCCTGCCGGTCAAAACCACCAGCGATCTGATGATGGTGCAGTCCGATCTGTTCATAGAGGAAGGGGCGCGTCTCAGGCGCAATCCGGCGCGGCGGCAGCCTCAATTGCCGGTCATTGACTGGCAGGGGCCTTTGGAGCGCTTCGAGGAATACGGCAAACGCATTCCGCAATCCCCCAGCCTGGTGCATCTGGAGTCGCTGGAGGTGCGGGGCAATGTCTGGTTTCGGGGGATGGCGACCTTGAAGGGGAAGGTGCGGTTGATCAGCCGGGACAAGCCGCTGGCGGTTCCGGGTGGCGTGGTGCTGGACAACCAGACGCTGGAAAATTGA
- a CDS encoding undecaprenyl-diphosphate phosphatase, whose amino-acid sequence MEDIQAILLGLIQGLTEFLPVSSSGHLILVPILFDFEDQGLAMDAILHLATLLAIIIFFRTELWQLLAALFDKQNQPDRHRVVWGIAAATVPAGVLGLTLGDWIETNLRNPTFVGGNLIFWSLIFWWADRGASRTDGGEAELTRLSFKQILMIGCAQAVALFPGTSRSGITIAAGLFMSLSQPAAARFAFLLGTPAILAAGLHKTVSVVTSPEQTLLFTHGQMAVAFGIAFLSGYLAIKLLLAIVSRVGLMPFVIYRLILGGILLVWY is encoded by the coding sequence ATGGAAGATATTCAGGCAATCCTGCTGGGCCTGATTCAGGGCCTCACCGAGTTTTTACCGGTCTCCAGCTCCGGGCATTTGATCCTGGTACCGATTCTGTTTGATTTTGAGGATCAGGGGCTGGCCATGGACGCCATCCTGCACCTGGCCACCCTGCTCGCCATCATCATATTCTTTCGCACCGAACTGTGGCAACTGCTCGCTGCTCTCTTTGACAAACAAAATCAGCCGGACCGGCATCGCGTTGTCTGGGGCATTGCCGCCGCCACCGTGCCGGCCGGAGTTCTGGGGCTGACGCTGGGGGACTGGATCGAAACCAACCTGAGGAACCCCACCTTCGTCGGCGGCAACCTGATTTTCTGGTCCTTGATTTTCTGGTGGGCGGATCGCGGCGCCTCCCGCACGGATGGCGGCGAAGCGGAGTTAACGAGGCTTTCCTTCAAACAAATCCTCATGATCGGCTGTGCTCAGGCGGTGGCCTTATTTCCGGGGACGTCCCGTTCGGGGATCACCATTGCGGCGGGGTTATTTATGAGTCTGTCACAACCGGCGGCGGCACGGTTCGCGTTCCTGCTGGGAACCCCGGCCATTCTGGCGGCGGGCCTGCACAAAACCGTTTCCGTTGTGACCAGCCCGGAACAAACCCTGCTGTTCACCCACGGGCAGATGGCGGTCGCCTTCGGCATCGCATTTTTATCCGGTTACCTGGCGATCAAACTGCTGCTGGCCATTGTCAGCCGGGTGGGATTGATGCCTTTTGTCATTTACCGTTTGATCCTGGGCGGCATCCTGCTGGTTTGGTACTGA
- a CDS encoding TVP38/TMEM64 family protein — protein MSSKLKEKAKEAITPHIRRRFYKFLALIFIGFGTGFYFSRHGVHLTPESFKAFVLSMGVWGPVLYVGVFVIRPLFLIPSIALFIAGGLAFGPVLGPFYASLGAAGGGTLGFWIARLMGHDYVKRKLKLGADMIDDTRFSFSMVWLLSLIPIMPVTVINYGAGLSTMRFRNYIVAHVLGLTPRAYAYGFFGSTLLDIGSTKFRIAFTILIVLALVSLYLRYRAKRKRALQMADSAS, from the coding sequence ATGAGCTCAAAATTGAAAGAAAAAGCAAAGGAAGCCATCACGCCCCACATCCGGCGGCGCTTCTACAAATTCCTCGCGCTGATTTTCATCGGCTTCGGCACCGGATTTTATTTTTCCCGCCACGGCGTGCACCTGACGCCGGAATCGTTCAAAGCGTTCGTGTTGTCGATGGGGGTATGGGGACCGGTTCTGTATGTCGGCGTGTTCGTCATCCGGCCCCTCTTCCTGATTCCCTCCATCGCCCTGTTCATTGCGGGCGGTCTGGCTTTCGGTCCGGTGCTCGGTCCTTTTTACGCTTCTTTGGGCGCAGCGGGGGGCGGCACTCTGGGCTTCTGGATCGCGCGCCTGATGGGACACGATTACGTCAAACGCAAATTGAAGCTGGGCGCGGACATGATCGACGACACGCGTTTCAGTTTTTCGATGGTGTGGCTGCTGAGCCTGATCCCCATCATGCCGGTGACGGTGATCAATTACGGGGCGGGACTGTCCACCATGCGCTTCCGGAATTATATTGTGGCGCATGTGCTGGGACTGACGCCACGCGCCTACGCCTACGGGTTCTTCGGCAGCACCCTGCTGGACATCGGCTCGACCAAATTCCGCATCGCGTTCACGATCCTGATCGTACTGGCTTTGGTCAGCCTTTACCTGCGTTACCGGGCCAAGCGCAAACGCGCCTTGCAGATGGCGGACAGCGCCTCCTGA
- the tsaE gene encoding tRNA (adenosine(37)-N6)-threonylcarbamoyltransferase complex ATPase subunit type 1 TsaE produces the protein MRFSSHSPEDTQKLGERIGQLLQTGDIVLLSGDLGAGKTTLIQGIASGLKVQSNEYVRSPSFTLINEYKGRLPIYHIDLYRLDSIAEMEELGLEDYLFGQGVSLIEWGEKLFPDSSMDRPCALPITKRVDIRLEIDAGSDRWISVSPLPADPASHPLFALQ, from the coding sequence ATGCGGTTTTCCTCTCATTCTCCCGAAGACACCCAGAAACTGGGCGAGCGCATCGGGCAGCTTTTGCAGACCGGCGACATCGTGTTGCTGTCCGGCGATCTGGGCGCAGGCAAAACCACGCTCATCCAGGGCATCGCCAGCGGCCTGAAGGTGCAATCCAACGAGTATGTGCGCAGCCCCTCCTTCACCCTCATCAACGAATACAAAGGACGCCTGCCCATCTACCACATCGATTTGTACCGTCTCGATTCGATCGCCGAAATGGAAGAACTGGGGTTGGAAGACTACCTTTTTGGACAAGGCGTTTCCCTGATCGAATGGGGAGAAAAACTGTTCCCCGACAGCAGCATGGATCGACCCTGCGCGTTGCCGATCACAAAACGGGTGGATATCCGACTCGAAATCGACGCCGGTTCCGACCGCTGGATCAGCGTTTCCCCGCTGCCCGCCGACCCCGCCAGCCACCCCCTTTTTGCTTTACAATGA